A part of Dehalogenimonas sp. W genomic DNA contains:
- a CDS encoding virulence RhuM family protein — protein MENEILLYTTPDGVVRVEVFYSDESFWLSQKKMAELFGVEVNTINYHLKEIYASGELRPEATIRKFRIVQEEGGRQVNREIDVYNLDAIIAVGYRVNSKQATQFRIWATETLREFIIKGFVLDDQRLKQGSRFGKDYFDELLERIREIRASERRFYLKIADIYEQCSIDYNPNAEITQIFFKTVQNKLHWAITGRTAAELIAERAKADSPHMGLKTWKNAPHGKILKSDITIAKNYMGEQEIKALERIVSMYLDYAENQAARHIPMKMADWIEKIDGFLKFNEYEILTNAGSISHEVAVKIAQGACEKFRVIQDREYISDFEKATKKITTSKPRKKKE, from the coding sequence ATGGAAAATGAAATCTTGCTGTATACCACGCCGGATGGAGTGGTGAGAGTTGAGGTATTCTATTCTGACGAGTCCTTTTGGTTAAGCCAGAAAAAGATGGCGGAATTATTTGGGGTTGAAGTCAATACAATCAATTATCACCTGAAAGAAATATACGCGTCCGGAGAACTGAGACCTGAGGCAACTATTCGAAAATTTCGAATAGTTCAAGAGGAGGGCGGGCGTCAGGTTAATCGTGAGATCGACGTTTATAATCTTGATGCCATAATCGCGGTTGGATACCGCGTCAACAGCAAACAGGCTACTCAATTCCGTATCTGGGCCACAGAAACCCTGCGCGAATTCATTATTAAGGGTTTTGTGTTAGATGACCAGAGACTTAAACAGGGCTCGCGTTTCGGTAAAGATTATTTTGATGAATTGCTGGAACGTATCCGGGAGATACGGGCGAGTGAACGACGCTTTTACCTCAAGATAGCCGATATCTATGAACAATGTAGCATCGACTACAATCCAAATGCTGAAATAACCCAAATATTCTTCAAAACCGTCCAGAACAAATTACATTGGGCAATCACCGGCAGAACAGCGGCAGAATTAATAGCCGAACGCGCGAAAGCTGATTCTCCTCACATGGGACTTAAAACCTGGAAGAACGCCCCGCATGGGAAAATATTAAAGTCCGACATCACAATAGCCAAGAATTACATGGGAGAACAGGAGATTAAAGCGCTAGAACGTATTGTATCCATGTACTTGGATTACGCCGAAAACCAGGCGGCTCGCCATATCCCGATGAAAATGGCCGATTGGATTGAGAAAATAGACGGATTTCTGAAATTCAATGAATACGAAATACTCACCAATGCCGGTAGTATTTCCCACGAAGTTGCTGTAAAAATCGCTCAAGGCGCTTGTGAAAAATTCAGGGTGATTCAGGACAGAGAATATATCAGCGATTTCGAAAAAGCT